The genomic segment AGATTACGCATTGAATTGGCATCAATGGATAGTTTCGTTTGTTTCTGGATAAATTCGAATGGACGTATATGATCGAGTGCCGTTTTCTGTGTGCGCCTAACATAAGATACAAGCATGCTACATGCTTCCTTGACCTCGTTTGGAATTGCACCAAAAAGATTCTCCATTTCGAACTGTTCCTCGCCATACTCGATGGACAATACAATACTGCGTTTCGCCATGCTATCACTGAGAGCGAGATGCAGTCCTTCATCGACAACGACTTCTTTCATACCCAGTGCCTCAATTTCGGCAATCAGCGTCCGCTCGTCGCCTTCCACAGACTCCACTTTACCTTCACCAGTTGCTAGGTCAAGATAAGCGAGTGCATACTTATTACCATCAATAATGTCAGCCGATCCGATGAAATGATTCGTGTTCGCATCAATTGTTTTTCCTTCGGTCATCGTACCAGGAGTAATAATTTTAACGACTTCCCTTTTGACGATGCCTTTCGCTTCTTTTGGATCTTCCGTCTGCTCACAAATAGCCACTTTATGCCCTTTACGTACGAGCGTTTCTATATAACCTGCAGCCGCATGATAGGGTACTCCGCACATCGGAATCCGATCGCGACTCCCAGAATCTCGACTGGTTAATGTAATTTCAAGTATTTGAGATGCTTCTTCCGCATCCGTGAAAAACAGTTCATAGAAATCGCCTAATCTAAAAAACAGAAAGGCATCTTTATGTTCCGATTTCACTTTTAAATATTGTTGGATCATTGGTGTGTGTGTTGTCATTTTTTAACCTCGCTACAAATTCTATTTTTTATTATTATAACAAACTTGGGCAACGAAGAGCCCAAGTTCTGCGTGATTTTTACGGTCTTCAAAAATCTAAGCAAATACCGGACAACGAAGAGTCCGGTATTTGTGTAATTGCAACTTCGTAATTCAAATGGCAACATTTCGATTCTAACTGCAACTCCACCGTTCTAATTGCAACTTTACGATTCTAACCGCAACTTCACCGCTCTAATCTCAACTTTGCATTTCTAATGGCAACTTCACGATTCTAATCTCAACTACACATTTATCATCATAAACTTCGGCTATGAAGGGTGCGTACCTGCACACCCACGGAATCCATCAAAAAGAAAAAAAGCCGGTAGTGTTTGCCGGCTCTCAAAATGACGATGATTCTCTACCTTGTTTCTGACTATGCCCTTGGTCACTGCCCCGCACTTGCGCTTGCTCATGTCCTGGACTGTGGTCATGATCATGTGATGATGATTCATCACGGAATGACCATTCCTCTTCAAAACTTTGTGGATGTACCGTAATACAGACTTTTGTTTCGCCAACAACTTCTGCCATCAATTCTCGTTCGATCGTAATACAGAACTTCTCACCACATTCCGAAATAACCGCTTCTGTACAGTTCGGATGCTGGATAACATCAACGATGACTTCTTCATGCCCAGATGTCGGTTCGTCTCGATAATGCAAACGAATCCGGTCCTTGTAAGGAATTGACTCCGTAAACACAGATGTCTTTGAATGTTCTTGATGGGAATACCAAACATTGACGTCGAACTTACCGGTAACTTCGATGAATTTACCGACCTTTTTCGCCTGATGTGTATGGTTGATGACCCAACATCCGAGTATACTCGTCGGACTATTTGGCGGCTTCAGTGTCACAGTCGTCTCAGTCCGCTTCTTCCCCTTGGCAATAACCGTCTTCGTCACGATCTGACGTAAATTTTTCAGTTCGATTCCTCCTCCATTCGCTTCAATCCATCTTATGCAACAGAAGCCCAGAGAGTGAGAAAAATCGGCAGGAAATATTTTCCCACCGATTGGTATACTTACTTATAGTTTTTCATATGTCGTATTTTTTATATAAGAACCCGTTTCTCCACGTCTTACATCGCCATCTGTCGCTTTGATGATTTCATCTGTGACAGTGTTTGCGATTGTGTTCGATACAAGTTGAAGTAAATCATTCACTTCTCCTTGTGATTGTTTAAATTCCTGAACAATAGGAACTTCATCAATATCACCTTGGATTTTTTCGATTTTACCTTCAATGATACCCAACGCTCTTTCTTTTCCGTACTGTTGGAAATTGACTGCCTGCTTTTGCAATGATTTTAGACTTGCAATGTTTTCACGGATTTTTTGATTTTCATTAATTTGCTCTTCTGCCCGCTTGAAAAACTCCACTTGTTCTGTGTTCGCAATCATTACTGCGATCTCGCGTGCTTTTGCGATAATTTCATCTTTCGAATATAACTTTTCCATTATGACATCACCTTTTCCTTTTCTACTACGCCGATAAACTCACCGTCGAGTGACCATGTTTTGGCCTCTATTATTTTCACATTGACTATTTTACCAATTACAGATTGGGGTGCTTTGAAATTGACGAGTTTGCTCTTCTCCGTATATCCAGCGAGAACTTCCGGATTACGCTTACTTTCTCCTTCAACAAGTACCTCAACGATTTTACCTTTGTAAGGTTTCATCGCTTCTGCGGATAATTCATTGACGACTTTATTTAATCGCTGTAAACGCTCTTTTTTCACGTCCATCGGAATATTGTCAGCCATTTTTGCAGCCGGCGTGCCATCCCGTGGCGAATAAATGTACGTGTAAGCAATATCGAAACCAACTTCCCTGTACAAGGATACTGTCTCTTCGAATTGCTCGTCCGTTTCATTCGGGAATCCAACGATAATATCCGTCGTTAATGTAACGTTCGGTATCGCTTTTTTAATTTTCCCCACGAGCTCAAGATAATGTTCACGTGAATATTTTCGCGCCATAATTTTCAAAATGTCGCTGGAACCCGATTGAACGGGAAGGTGAATATGATCGACTAGATTGCCACCCTTCGCCAGCACTTCGATTAGATGGTCATCGAAATCACGGGGATGGCTAGTTGTGAAACGGATTCTCGGTATGTCGATTTTGCTTAAATCATCCATTAAATCGCCAAAACGATAACTCGTCTCGTCAAAATCTTTTCCGTACGCGTTAACGTTCTGACCAAGCAATGTAATTTCCTTATAGCCCTCTGCGGCTAACTGCCGTACTTCCTGGATAATATCTTGCGGACGTCTGCTTCGTTCCTTGCCCCTCGTGTATGGCACGATGCAATACGTACAAAACTTGTCGCAGCCATACATAATGTTGACCCAAGCCTTAATGTTTCCGTGACGGACTTTTGGAAGGTTCTCAATAATATCACCTTCTTTTGACCACACTTCTATGACCATTTCTTTTGATAAATAGGCCTCATTTAAAATATGGGGTAACCTGTGGATGTTATGTGTTCCGAAAATCATATCAACCTGATCATACTTTTTAAGAATTTTATTAACAACTGATTCTTCTTGCGACATACAACCACATACGCCGATCAAGACGTCAGGATTTCTTCTTTTCAACGATTGTAAATGACCTAGCTCCCCAAACACTTTGTTTTCGGCATTTTCACGAATGGCACATGTATTGAGCAACACGACATTCGCATCCTCAACGGTGTCTGTCGGTTCATATCCAAGGCCTATTAAAATACCAGCAATCACTTCTGTGTCATGTTCATTCATTTGGCAACCATATGTCCGTATATAAAACTTCCGATTCGCCCCCATTTCACGGAAACGCTCGTCAATTTCAAAGTTATCGTAGTAAGCGATTTCTTCTTTGCCACGTTTTTTTGCGTCTTTCAAAGAAGGTGGTGCGTAGGCTGTCTGAAAATAGTGGCTATAGTCCTTGTCAGCAGTTTTTGCTAGATTCGGCTTCACTAGTCCTTCATTCAATCGCTGTTCCTCGTTCATTTAACTTGTCCCCTTTCATACAAAGCCTTGGGAATTTTAACGTATGATTTCATTATACTTAATTGTTGACCACCTGTACAAGAAGTCAAAGCTTTGTCGGTTGTTTGTCACAGTTATGAAAAACGGAAGGCGCCGTTTTAGTCGCGACAGGCATAAGACGGAACGGCGAAGCGGCGTTCTTTGCCGCATAGCTGGGCTGGCTTTCAAGGAACCCAGCCTAAGTGCGCCGCGTCCTGCGGCAACAGCTGCGTGACTCACATCCTGTTAGCCTCCGAGCGTCTGGCGCCTGAAGCCTAGACACCATTCAAAGCTAAAAACTTAGTCTTATCTTCAAAAAAGAACTTTCTCTCGTGATACAACTAAAAGACCACAGGAAATTAACTTATCCTGTGGTCCTGACTCTTTCTAATTTACATATTACGCTGTCGTTTTTCAACAAGTAATTTCAATGCCGTACGTCCTTCACCGTTAATCTCGATATCAGTGAAAGCGGGTGCACAGATGAGATCTCCGCCACTTGGAGCGACGAATCCACGTGCAATTGCAATTGCCTTTATTGCCTGATTTAAGGCACCAGCACCTACTGCCTGCATTTCTGCGTATCCCTGGTCCCGGATAACTGCAACGAGTGCTCCTGCAACAGAATTCGGATTCGAGCGAGATGATACTTTCAATGGGTTCAACATGATTCCTCCTTATTTTTCGGTGTCTATGGATCGGAAATCTCCATAAACCATCCTATGATTCGGAGGTGATGTTTAGACGCATGTCAGCCTTTGAATGTACGGTCAGCATTGATGGCAACACGTTCAACTCTGATAGCTTTTCCTGTTTCATCATCTAATACTGCAAAAAGTCCGTTCAATTGGGTACGTCCTGATTTAGGAACTTCAAAACGAACTGGTAAATTCGTACGGAAACGATAGATGACGTCTTCTTTTTTCATACCCAGGATTTCATCGTAAGGGCCCGTCATGCCGGCGTCAGTTAAATAGGCTGTTCCACCTGGCAGAATGCGGTCATCCGCTGTTTGGACATGCGTATGCGTTCCTACAACAACAGATGCCTTCCCATCAAGATGCCAACCCATTGCGATTTTTTCACTTGTCGCTTCGGCGTGGAAATCAACGAAGACAAGCGGAGAAATCTCTCTTGCTTCCGCTACCAATTCCTCTGCCTTTTCAAACGGATCGCCGTGCGGAGGTAAAAATGTCCGGCCATGCAAATTGATGATAGATAATGTCACACCATTACGTGAAATTGTCGTCATCCCTTTACCAGGTGCTTCATCTGAAAAGTTCGCAGGACGGATAAGGTAATCTGTATCATCGATAAAATCGTAAATCTCTTTTTGGTCCCATGTATGATTACCCATTGTTACAACATCTACTCCAGCACGGAGCAGGTCATCGAATATCGCTTTTGTGATTCCTCTCCCGGCTGCTGCATTTTCCCCGTTCGCAATAATAACATCAGGGTTATACTTCCTTTTGAGTCGTGGTAAATAGTCAAATACCATATCTCGTCCTAGCGATCCTACAATATCACCTATAAATAATACTCTCATAAAATAATCTCTCCCAATAGAAAAAGAGGCTCCCGGACCGAAATGCACGGAAACCCCCTTTTCTTTATTTTGCGTATTCGACCGCCCGTGTCTCACGGATGACCGTTACTTTAATATGTCCTGGATAATCGAGCTCTTCTTCAATCCGTTTCCGGATATCTCGTGCTAGACGATGGGCTGTAATATCATCGATTTGGTCTGGGCGGACAATAATTCGAACTTCGCGTCCTGCCTGGATGGCAAATGATTTCTCCACACCGTCGTACGATTCAGAAATCTCTTCAAGTTTTTTCAGTCTGCGGATATAATTTTCAAGCGTTTCACTGCGCGCTCCTGGTCTTGCAGCGGATAATGCATCTGCTGCTGCAACCAATACGGCAATGACTGATGTCGCTTCAGTATCCCCATGATGGGATGCGATACTGTTAATAACAACAGGATGTTCTTTGTATTTCGTTGCAAGTTCAACACCAATTTCAACGTGACTTCCTTCTACTTCATGGTCAATCGCTTTTCCGATATCATGAAGGAGTCCAGCACGTCGTGCAAGCGTAACATCTTCTCCAAGTTCTGCCGCCAATAAACCTGCTAGATAAGCAACTTCTGTTGAATGCTTCAAGACGTTTTGGCCATAACTTGTGCGGAAACGCAATCTTCCGATGATTTTAATAAGATCTGGGTGTAGATTATGAATGCCAATATCGAAAGTTGTCTGTTCTCCAGTTTCGCGGATGAGTTCATCCACTTCACGTCTCGATTTATCAACCATCTCTTCAATGCGTGCTGGGTGAATTCGTCCATCTTGTACAAGTTTCTCTAATGCAAGTCGTGCAGTTTCCCGACGTACCGGATCAAAGCCTGACAAGATGACCGCTTCTGGAGTATCGTCGATTATTAGGTCAATTCCTGTCAACGTTTCGAGTGTTCGGATATTACGTCCTTCACGACCGATAATACGGCCCTTCATTTCATCGTTCGGTAGATTAACTACCGACACAGTCGTTTCAGCAACGTGGTCTGCTGCAAAACGTTGTAAAGCGATGGAAAGGATTTCACGCGATTTTTTATCCGATTCCTCTTTTGCTCGTTGCTCTGACTCTTTTGTCATTACAGCGATATCTGTAGCAAGTTCTTTCTCCACTTCACTAAGGATGAGCCTTTTCGCCTCATCACGTGTCAGTGATGATATCTTTTCAAGTTCAGTTTTCTGAACCGAAACAAGTTCTTCCGCTTTTTGTTCCATCTGTTCGATATGCTGTTGTCTTCCGGTAAGCGCTTCTTCTTTGCGCTCCAGACCTGCGTCTCTTTTATTGAGAGCTTCATCTTTACGGTCATGATTTTCTTCCCGTTGCAAAAGACGGCTTTCTTGTTTTTGCAGTTCCGCCCTTCGTTCACGGATCTCTGATTCCGCTTCAATTCTCAGTTTGTGAGTTTCATCCTTCGCTTCTAGTAGTGCCTCTTTTTTAAGAGCATCCGCTTCACGCTTCGCCTCTTCGACGATTTGTTCTGCCGTAAATTTGGCACCACTCACTTTTGAATCGTTCACTTTCTTATTAAAGAAATAGGTAACAACGGCACCAACGAGCAGACCGAGCAAAGCGGAGATAATCAATCCTAATGACATCCAGGTCACCTCCTCTTGCTATTCTTTTCATTTTCAGTCGGCTCATATATCAACGTACAACATACTGCCAAATTCATTTCAATGGAATGAAATTATACAATTCTAATTGTATCTATGTAAATTTGACATGTCAAGGATACACAGGTCTTTGAGACACATTATTCTTGGAATAATAATAGTTTTTTCGGAGAATATATAAAAACCGATCACGCCCTACTA from the Sporosarcina psychrophila genome contains:
- the cotE gene encoding outer spore coat protein CotE; this encodes MTKTVIAKGKKRTETTVTLKPPNSPTSILGCWVINHTHQAKKVGKFIEVTGKFDVNVWYSHQEHSKTSVFTESIPYKDRIRLHYRDEPTSGHEEVIVDVIQHPNCTEAVISECGEKFCITIERELMAEVVGETKVCITVHPQSFEEEWSFRDESSSHDHDHSPGHEQAQVRGSDQGHSQKQGRESSSF
- a CDS encoding RicAFT regulatory complex protein RicA family protein; translated protein: MEKLYSKDEIIAKAREIAVMIANTEQVEFFKRAEEQINENQKIRENIASLKSLQKQAVNFQQYGKERALGIIEGKIEKIQGDIDEVPIVQEFKQSQGEVNDLLQLVSNTIANTVTDEIIKATDGDVRRGETGSYIKNTTYEKL
- the miaB gene encoding tRNA (N6-isopentenyl adenosine(37)-C2)-methylthiotransferase MiaB; this translates as MNEEQRLNEGLVKPNLAKTADKDYSHYFQTAYAPPSLKDAKKRGKEEIAYYDNFEIDERFREMGANRKFYIRTYGCQMNEHDTEVIAGILIGLGYEPTDTVEDANVVLLNTCAIRENAENKVFGELGHLQSLKRRNPDVLIGVCGCMSQEESVVNKILKKYDQVDMIFGTHNIHRLPHILNEAYLSKEMVIEVWSKEGDIIENLPKVRHGNIKAWVNIMYGCDKFCTYCIVPYTRGKERSRRPQDIIQEVRQLAAEGYKEITLLGQNVNAYGKDFDETSYRFGDLMDDLSKIDIPRIRFTTSHPRDFDDHLIEVLAKGGNLVDHIHLPVQSGSSDILKIMARKYSREHYLELVGKIKKAIPNVTLTTDIIVGFPNETDEQFEETVSLYREVGFDIAYTYIYSPRDGTPAAKMADNIPMDVKKERLQRLNKVVNELSAEAMKPYKGKIVEVLVEGESKRNPEVLAGYTEKSKLVNFKAPQSVIGKIVNVKIIEAKTWSLDGEFIGVVEKEKVMS
- a CDS encoding stage V sporulation protein S, whose product is MNPLKVSSRSNPNSVAGALVAVIRDQGYAEMQAVGAGALNQAIKAIAIARGFVAPSGGDLICAPAFTDIEINGEGRTALKLLVEKRQRNM
- a CDS encoding TIGR00282 family metallophosphoesterase, which codes for MRVLFIGDIVGSLGRDMVFDYLPRLKRKYNPDVIIANGENAAAGRGITKAIFDDLLRAGVDVVTMGNHTWDQKEIYDFIDDTDYLIRPANFSDEAPGKGMTTISRNGVTLSIINLHGRTFLPPHGDPFEKAEELVAEAREISPLVFVDFHAEATSEKIAMGWHLDGKASVVVGTHTHVQTADDRILPGGTAYLTDAGMTGPYDEILGMKKEDVIYRFRTNLPVRFEVPKSGRTQLNGLFAVLDDETGKAIRVERVAINADRTFKG
- the rny gene encoding ribonuclease Y; translation: MSLGLIISALLGLLVGAVVTYFFNKKVNDSKVSGAKFTAEQIVEEAKREADALKKEALLEAKDETHKLRIEAESEIRERRAELQKQESRLLQREENHDRKDEALNKRDAGLERKEEALTGRQQHIEQMEQKAEELVSVQKTELEKISSLTRDEAKRLILSEVEKELATDIAVMTKESEQRAKEESDKKSREILSIALQRFAADHVAETTVSVVNLPNDEMKGRIIGREGRNIRTLETLTGIDLIIDDTPEAVILSGFDPVRRETARLALEKLVQDGRIHPARIEEMVDKSRREVDELIRETGEQTTFDIGIHNLHPDLIKIIGRLRFRTSYGQNVLKHSTEVAYLAGLLAAELGEDVTLARRAGLLHDIGKAIDHEVEGSHVEIGVELATKYKEHPVVINSIASHHGDTEATSVIAVLVAAADALSAARPGARSETLENYIRRLKKLEEISESYDGVEKSFAIQAGREVRIIVRPDQIDDITAHRLARDIRKRIEEELDYPGHIKVTVIRETRAVEYAK